The following proteins are co-located in the Paracoccaceae bacterium Fryx2 genome:
- a CDS encoding ABC transporter ATP-binding protein, with translation MKDTAFSGEPVVEARGLDLVFQTGDGPVQALKDVNLTIRKGEFVSFIGPSGCGKTTLLRAIAALEHPTGGTLTVNGMTPDEARRARAYGYVFQAAGLYPWRTIAGNIRLPLEIMGFSRDEMAARVARVLALVDLDGFGNKFPWQLSGGMQQRASIARALAFDADILLMDEPFGALDEIVRDRLNEELLKLWARTGKTIGFVTHSIPEAVYLSTTIVVMSPRPGRITDVIESTLPRDRPLDIRDSREFIEIAHRVREELRAGHSYDA, from the coding sequence ATGAAAGACACGGCATTTTCAGGCGAACCGGTGGTCGAGGCGCGCGGGCTGGATCTGGTGTTCCAGACCGGCGACGGGCCGGTGCAGGCGCTGAAGGACGTGAACCTGACGATCCGCAAGGGCGAGTTCGTCAGCTTCATCGGGCCGTCGGGCTGCGGCAAGACCACGCTCTTGCGCGCCATCGCGGCGCTGGAGCATCCGACCGGGGGCACGCTGACCGTCAACGGCATGACGCCGGACGAAGCGCGGCGCGCGCGCGCCTATGGTTACGTGTTTCAGGCGGCGGGGCTTTACCCCTGGCGCACGATCGCGGGAAACATCCGGTTGCCGCTTGAAATCATGGGGTTTTCGCGCGACGAGATGGCGGCGCGGGTGGCGCGGGTGCTGGCGTTGGTGGATCTGGACGGGTTCGGCAACAAGTTTCCCTGGCAGCTTTCGGGGGGGATGCAGCAGCGCGCGAGCATTGCCCGGGCGCTGGCCTTCGATGCCGACATCCTGCTGATGGACGAGCCGTTCGGCGCGCTGGACGAGATCGTGCGCGACCGGCTGAACGAGGAGCTGCTGAAGCTCTGGGCGCGGACCGGCAAGACCATCGGTTTCGTCACCCACTCGATTCCCGAGGCGGTGTATCTGTCGACCACCATCGTGGTGATGAGCCCGCGGCCGGGGCGGATCACCGATGTGATCGAAAGCACCCTGCCGCGGGACCGCCCGCTGGACATCCGCGATTCGCGGGAATTCATCGAGATTGCGCACCGGGTGCGCGAGGAGCTGCGGGCGGGGCATTCCTATGACGCATAG